The genomic segment CTGGCCCACGTGTACGTCGACGAGCTGGCCGACACCGACCCGGCCCAGCTCGACCTGCTCGCCGTGGTGGCCGGAGGCGGCCGGTCCCTCGTCGCGTTCGCCGACCCGGACTCGTCCACGTACGCGTTCCGCGGCGCCGACCCCGCGGGCGTCACCACGTTCCCGCACCGCTTCCGGACCGCCTCCGGTGCGCCGGCGGCGCAGGTCACGCTGACCACCTCCTACCGGGCCGGGCCGGAACTGCTGGCGGCCACCGCCCGGCTGGCCCGGCGGCTGCGCGGCCCGGCGGCGCACCGGCGGCTGCGCCCGCTTCCCGGGGCGCCGGCCGGGACGGTGGAGGTACGCACGTTCCGTTCCGCCACCAGCGAGTCGGCGTGGCTGGCGCACGCGTTGCGCGAAGCGCACCTGCTCGACGGCGTGCCGTGGTCCCGGATGGCGGTGCTGGTCCGTTCCACCGGCCGGCAACTGCCGTCGCTGCGGCGCGCCCTGCACACCGCCGGCGTGCCGACCGTCGTGCACGGCGAGGACCTGCCGCTGCACCTCCAGCCGGCGGTCGCCCCGCTGCTGCTCCTGCTGCGCTGCGCGCTCGAACCCGACCGGCTGGACGAGGAAGCGGCGGTCGCGTTGCTGCACTCGCCGCTGGGCGGCGCCGATCCGCTGGCCGAACGGCGGCTGCGCCAGGGGTTGCGGGCGCTGGCGCTGGCCGGTGGTGACCGCCGCCCGTCCGGCGAGCTGCTGGTGGAGGCGTTGCGCGAACCGGCCGACCTGGCCACCATCGAGCGTCGGTGGGCGGCGCCCGCGCAGGCCGTGGCGCACCTGCTCGCAATCGCCCGGGAGACGGCCGCCCGGCCCGGTGCCACGGTCGAGGACGTGCTCTGGGCGGTGTGGCGGGAGAGCGGGCTGGCCGAACGCTGGGCCGGGGCGATCACCAGAGGGCGGGCGGCGACCGGCGAGCACGAGACCGCCCAGCGCTGGCGGGCCGAGGCGGCCGACCGCGACCTGGACGCCGTACTCGTCCTCTTCGACGCGGCGGCCCGGTTCACCGACCGGTTGCCCGGCGCACGTACCGAGGTGTTCCTCGACCACGTCCTCGGGCAGGAGTTGCCCGCCGACACGCTCGCCGCCGCCGCCGACCGCGGCGACGCGGTACGCCTGCTCACCGCGCACGCCGCCAAGGGCCTGGAGTGGGATCTGGTCGCGGTGGCCGGGGTGCAGGAGGGCGTCTGGCCGGACCTGCGCCTGCGCGGCAGCCTGCTCGGCTCGGAGCGGCTCGTCGACGTGCTCGCCGGTCGCGCCGACGGCGCCGGGCTGCGGGCCAGCCTGGTCGGGCAGACGTCGGCGCTGCTGGACGAGGAGCGGCGGCTGTTCCACGTGGCGATCAGCCGGGCGCGGCGGCGGCTGCTGGTCACCGCTGTCGCGTCCGCCGCTGTCGGCGGGGACGACCACGAGGAACAGCCGAGCCGCTTCCTGCACGAACTCGCCGCCGCCGACCCACCCGCCACCGGCGGAGGCGGCACCGCCCCGAGCGGGAACGGACCGAGCGGGAACGGCGCGAACGGCCCGGCCAGCCGAGGGCAAGTCGCGGACGGGCCGGTGCCGCACGGGGACGAGCATCCGCAGGACGGGCCGCCCGCCGCGCTCCCGGTCACCCTGCCGCCGCGTGGGCTCACGCTGTCCGCGTTGGTGGCGGAGCTGCGTACCGCTGTCACCGACCCGGCGACGCCGATCACCCGGCGGCACGCGGCGGCGGGTGAGCTGGCGCGGCTGGCCGCCGCCGGGGTGCCCGGCGCGCACCCGGACGACTGGTGGGGGTTGCGCGGCCTGTCCGACGACCGGCCGCTGGTCGACGAGGGCGAGCCGGTGCGGGTCACCCCGTCGGCCATGGAGAGCGCGCTGCGGTGCAGCCTGCGCTGGCTGCTGGAACGGCACGGCGGCAGCGCGCCGGCGAGCGCCGCGCAGGGCGTCGGCAACCTGGTGCACGCGGCGGCGATGCTCGCCGAGGACGCCAGCGTCGACCGGGAGGCGTTGCTGGAGTACGTGGCCGCCCGGTTCGACGCGATCGAACTGGCCGCCCGGTGGATGGCCGGCCCGGAGCGGCAGCGCGCCGAGGCGATGGTGGACAAGCTGCTGCGCTGGCTGGCCGGCAACCCGCGCCGGCTGCTCGCGATCGAGCACGAGTTCGCGGTCCGCCTCGACGACCCGTCCCGCCCGATCCAGCTGACCGGCCGGGTCGACCGGCTGGAGGTCGACGCCGAGGGCAGGCTCGTGGTGATCGACCTGAAGACCGGCAAGTCGACGGCGGTCACCGAGCGGGAGGTGGCCGAGCATCCGCAGCTCGGTGCGTATCAGGCGGCGGTCGAGGCGGGCGGGTTCGCCGAGTTCGGCGAGGAACCGGGCGGGGCCGCGCTGGTGCAACTCGGCACCGGCGCGCGGGACGCCAAGGAACAGACGCAGGCCGCCGCCGGGGAGGGGCCGGAGGCCGGGTGGGCCACCGCGCTGGTGCGCCGGACCGCCGACACGATGGCCGCCTCGACGTTCGCCGCCGTGGCCAACTCCAAGTGCCGGGTCTGCCCGGTCCGCACCAGCTGCCCGGTCTCCGGCCAGGGCCGCCAGGTGGTCGAGCCGCCCCCGGAGACCTCGTGAGCGCGAGGAGTGAGCCGGTTTTGCGAGCCCCGCAGTCGCGAACAAGGACGGCACCGTGACCGTTCAGCCGGCGCTGTTCGGCGCCTCCGCCACGCCCGCGCCGCGCACCGCCGACGCCGGGCCCCGTTACACGCCCGTCGAGCTGGCCCGGCTGCTGCGGCTGCCCGCGCCCACCCGGGAGCAGGCCGCGATCATCGCCGCGCCGGTGGAACCGCTGCTGGTGGTCGCGGGCGCCGGCTCGGGCAAGACCGAGACGATGGCCGCGCGGGTGGTCTGGCTGGTCGCCAACTCCTACGTACGCCCCGAGCACATCCTCGGCCTCACCTTCACCCGTAAGGCGGCAGGGGAGCTGGCGCACCGGGTCCGCACGCGGCTCGACCAGCTCATCCGACGGCTCGGCCGACAGGGGCGGGATCCGCACGACGATCCGCTGGCGGGCGAGCCGACCGTGTCGACGTACCACTCGTACGCCGGGCGGATCGTCACCGAGCACGGGCTGCGCGCCGGGTACGAGCCGACCACCCGGCTGCTCACCGAGGCGTCCCGCTGGCAGCTCGTCGACCTGCTGGTGCGCAACTACGACGGCGACATGTCCGAGGTGGACCGGATGCCGTCGACCATCACCGACGCCGTGCTGGCCCTCGCCGGTGAGCTGGACGAACACCTGGTCGACCCGGACGAGCTGGCCGCCTGGACCGGCCGGTTCTTCGCCGACGTGCAGTCCCGGCCCGGCCGCGTCTACGCCGACGTGCGCAAGGCGCTCCAGCTCCAGCGGACCCGGCTGAAGCTGCTGCCGCTGGTCCGCGCGTACGCCCGGCGCAAGGACGACTTCGAGGCGATGGACTTCGCCGACCAGCTCGCCCGCGCGGCCCGGGTGGCCCGCGACCATCCCGGCGTCGGCGTGATCGAGCGGGACCGGTTCCGGGTGGTGCTGCTCGACGAGTACCAGGACACCAGCCACGCCCAGGTGGTGCTGCTCAACGCGCTGTTCGGCGGCGGCCACCCGGTCACCGCCGTCGGCGACCCGTGCCAGTCCATCTACGGCTGGCGCGGGGCCAGCGCCGGCACGCTCGACCGGTTCCCGGCCGAGTTCGCCCGTACCGACGGCAGCCCCGCCGACGTGCTCAGCCTGACGACGAGCTGGCGCAACCGGCCGGAGATCCTCGGCGTCGCCAACACGCTGTCGGTGCCGCTGCGGGCGGCCGGCGCACGGGTGCCGGAACTGCACGCCGCGCTCAGCGTCCGCGACCCGATCCCGCACCGCTCGCCGGGCGGGCAGGGCGGCGGCACCGTGCACAGCGCGCTGCTTGAGACGTACGCCGACGAGGCCGACTGGATCGCGGACAGCGTGCTGGCGGCCTGGCGGGGCGCGGCCGGGATGCCCGGCGCGCTGCCCGAGCACATCCCCGC from the Micromonospora sp. WMMA1947 genome contains:
- a CDS encoding ATP-dependent DNA helicase, yielding MQAYRLVRRPGGAEAGVPHDAGAGQGVGRPGGPADAEPRSGGSAGDAAHPQTATPPGNALSQTATGVPSPGSPSPQGVAEQGTNTGRWADPVQAEVVAHTDGPMLVVGGPGTGKTTTLVEAVAARVAEGVDPERILVLTFGRRGATELRHRIEARIAEGGHRVVREPLVRTFPAYAFGLLRRAAAERGEPSPRLLTGPEQDLIIRELLDVVGEEPGDDPVGWPEDLRPALRTRAFAQQLRDLLMRAAERGVGPVELARLGEKLGRADWPAAARFLREYVAVLALRDVSNRGSVAYDPAELVRAATGMLLDDPELLAAERRRLAHVYVDELADTDPAQLDLLAVVAGGGRSLVAFADPDSSTYAFRGADPAGVTTFPHRFRTASGAPAAQVTLTTSYRAGPELLAATARLARRLRGPAAHRRLRPLPGAPAGTVEVRTFRSATSESAWLAHALREAHLLDGVPWSRMAVLVRSTGRQLPSLRRALHTAGVPTVVHGEDLPLHLQPAVAPLLLLLRCALEPDRLDEEAAVALLHSPLGGADPLAERRLRQGLRALALAGGDRRPSGELLVEALREPADLATIERRWAAPAQAVAHLLAIARETAARPGATVEDVLWAVWRESGLAERWAGAITRGRAATGEHETAQRWRAEAADRDLDAVLVLFDAAARFTDRLPGARTEVFLDHVLGQELPADTLAAAADRGDAVRLLTAHAAKGLEWDLVAVAGVQEGVWPDLRLRGSLLGSERLVDVLAGRADGAGLRASLVGQTSALLDEERRLFHVAISRARRRLLVTAVASAAVGGDDHEEQPSRFLHELAAADPPATGGGGTAPSGNGPSGNGANGPASRGQVADGPVPHGDEHPQDGPPAALPVTLPPRGLTLSALVAELRTAVTDPATPITRRHAAAGELARLAAAGVPGAHPDDWWGLRGLSDDRPLVDEGEPVRVTPSAMESALRCSLRWLLERHGGSAPASAAQGVGNLVHAAAMLAEDASVDREALLEYVAARFDAIELAARWMAGPERQRAEAMVDKLLRWLAGNPRRLLAIEHEFAVRLDDPSRPIQLTGRVDRLEVDAEGRLVVIDLKTGKSTAVTEREVAEHPQLGAYQAAVEAGGFAEFGEEPGGAALVQLGTGARDAKEQTQAAAGEGPEAGWATALVRRTADTMAASTFAAVANSKCRVCPVRTSCPVSGQGRQVVEPPPETS